One window of the Branchiostoma lanceolatum isolate klBraLanc5 chromosome 3, klBraLanc5.hap2, whole genome shotgun sequence genome contains the following:
- the LOC136430464 gene encoding BTB/POZ domain-containing protein KCTD7-like, with translation MTDSTLSPDEFPDVVELNVGGTYFTTCLATLRKYPESMLATMFSGRHRLARDKEGRYFIDRDGTYFKVVLDFLRTDDLPDIPQNSLEHAYNEAQFYGLDPLMAQLENTPTLSAQKLRQDYLKTFDDFEILLDSLIEEARKPLSKCPYRTTSVKIGLSGIMLHRNFKEKEYPTGEGHNCYVTQKAFCIFHPLHTCKRAEVDVFMECLALELSSRGFSAHGAENNPPQCPWCTKWLHEVVFTWW, from the exons ATGACTGACAGCACCTTGTCACCAGATGAG TTTCCAGACGTAGTGGAACTGAATGTAGGCGGGACATACTTCACCACCTGTCTGGCGACCCTGAGAAAGTACCCAGAGTCCATGTTGGCCACCATGTTCAGTGGCAGGCACCGCCTAGCCCGCGACAAGGAGGGGCGTTACTTCATCGACAGAGACGGAACCTATTTCAAAGTCGTCCTAGATTTCCTCAGAACGGACGACCTACCGGACATCCCTCAAAACTCTCTCGAGCATGCGTACAACGAAGCACAATTTTACGGACTAGACCCTCTGATGGCTCAACTAGAAAACACTCCCACATTGTCAGCTCAAAAACTTCGACAAGATTACTTGAAAACTTTTGACGACTTTGAAATCTTGCTGGACTCGCTTATCGAGGAGGCGAGGAAACCCTTGTCGAAATGTCCCTACAGAACCACGTCAGTTAAGATAGGTCTAAGCGGAATCATGTTACATCGTAATTTTAAAGAGAAGGAATACCCTACGGGAGAAGGACATAACTGTTACGTGACTCAGAAAGCATTTTGTATTTTCCATCCGTTGCATACGTGTAAGAGAGCGGAGGTGGACGTGTTTATGGAGTGCCTGGCGTTGGAGTTGAGTAGTCGGGGGTTCAGTGCGCATGGCGCCGAGAACAACCCGCCTCAGTGCCCCTGGTGCACTAAGTGGCTGCACGAGGTTGTGTTCACTTGGTGGTGA
- the LOC136430462 gene encoding mitoferrin-2-like, giving the protein MDPDDPYESLPKESSLAAHLGAGALAGMAEHCIMYPVDSVKTRMQSIIPEPGARYRSIAHAFQTIIRQEGFLRPVRGVSVVAAGAGPAHALYFSCYEQMKRTFGGNSRGMEPGHYPIANGAAGCIATVFHDASMNPVDVVKQRLQMYGSPYKGAIDCFRTVLRTEGVGAFYRSFTTQLTMNLPFQSIHFMVYEFMQETFNPSHDYNPETHLVSGAMAGAVAAAITTPLDVCKTLLNTQEKRVRNKKAAISGMMDAIRTVYRVGGFFAYFKGVRARVVFQMPATAISWSVYELFKHLITKQQRSALYAKERSRQEPKQDLVLLRQDKMPLAVK; this is encoded by the exons ATGGACCCGGACGATCCCTACGAGAGCCTGCCGAAGGAGAGCAGTCTGGCGGCACATCTCGGCGCTGGGGCGCTGGCAGGCATGGCCGAACATTGCATAATGTACCCCGTGGATTCTGTCAAG ACACGTATGCAGAGCATCATACCGGAGCCTGGTGCGAGATACCGTAGTATCGCTCACGCCTTCCAAACCATCATCCGACAAGAGGGGTTTCTGAGACCCGTGAGAGGGGTGAGCGTGGTGGCGGCAGGGGCGGGGCCCGCGCACGCTCTGTACTTCTCCTGCTACGAGCAAATGAAAAGGACTTTCGGTGGCAACAGTCGTGGAATGGAGCCCGGACACTACCCCATAGCCAATG GTGCGGCAGGGTGTATCGCAACAGTGTTCCATGATGCTTCCATGAACCCAGTAGATG TTGTGAAACAGAGACTGCAGATGTACGGAAGTCCGTACAAAGGTGCAATAGACTGTTTCCGGACTGTTCTACGAACCGAAGGGGTGGGGGCGTTCTACAGGAGCTTCACCACACAATTGACAATGAATCTCCCCTTTCAAAGCATCCACTTCATGGTGTACGAATTCATGCAAGAGACTTTCAACCCGTCGCACGACTACAACCCCGAGACCCACCTGGTGTCGGGCGCCATGGCGGGAGCGGTCGCTGCCGCCATCACCACCCCGCTGGACGTTTGCAAAACGCTGTTGAACACCCAGGAGAAGAGAGTACGCAATAAGAAGGCTGCAATCTCAGGGATGATGGATGCGATCAGAACGGTTTATCGAGTGGGGGGATTCTTCGCGTACTTCAAAGGGGTGAGGGCGAGAGTTGTGTTCCAAATGCCGGCCACCGCCATCTCGTGGTCCGTGTACGAGCTGTTCAAACACCTGATCACCAAACAGCAGCGGTCGGCCTTGTACGCGAAGGAGAGAAGCCGACAGGAGCCTAAACAGGACCTTGTGCTCCTTAGGCAAGACAAGATGCCGTTAGCTGTCAAGTGA